A window of the Callospermophilus lateralis isolate mCalLat2 chromosome 7, mCalLat2.hap1, whole genome shotgun sequence genome harbors these coding sequences:
- the Dusp23 gene encoding dual specificity protein phosphatase 23, which translates to MGVQPPNFSWVLPGRLAGLALPRLPAHYQFLLDSGVRHLVSLTERGPPHSDSCPDLTLHRFRIPDFCPPAPDQIDRFVKIVDEANGRGEAVAVHCALGFGRTGTMLACYLVKERGLAAGDAIAEVRRLRPGSIETYEQEKAVFQFYQRTK; encoded by the exons ATGGGCGTGCAGCCCCCCAACTTTTCCTGGGTGCTCCCGGGCCGGCTGGCGGGGCTGGCGCTGCCGCGGCTCCCCGCCCACTACCAGTTCCTGTTGGACTCGGGCGTGCGGCACCTGGTGTCCCTAACGGAGCGCGGGCCCCCCCACAGCGACAGCTGTCCGGACCTCACGCTGCACCGATTTCGCATCCCAGACTTCTGCCCGCCGGCCCCGGACCAAATCGACCGCTTCGTGAAGATCGTGGACGAGGCCAACGGCCGGGGAGAG GCTGTGGCAGTGCACTGTGCCCTGGGATTTGGGCGCACTGGCACCATGCTGGCCTGTTACCTGGTGAAGGAGCGAGGCTTGGCTGCGGGAGATGCCATCGCGGAAGTCCGGCGCCTGCGACCTGGCTCCATCGAGACCTACGAGCAAGAGAAAGCAGTCTTCCAGTTCTACCAGAGAACTAAATAA